The genomic window GCCTATCTCACCGGCTGGACCTACTGGCAGGCCTGCGAAGACCTCGCCGAACTGAAGAACGGCGGCGTCGACCGGCGGATGGAACTGCTGCGCCTGTGGATGCGCCCGACCAGTCCGTGGCGGCGGATCAGCCTGACCGTGCCGCCGGTGGTGCAGCCCTGACGTCGTGAACTATCCGCCGTCGGGCAGGGAGCGAAGAATGCCGCGGCCGTAGCGCTGGAACTGCGCGTCGTCGACCATGCCGAGGGAATGGCGCTCGACGAGCAGTTCCCATTCCGAATACAGCTGCGACACACCTGGATCGGCCGGGCCGGCAGCGCCGTCGGCGGAGTCGCGGCGCACCGCGAAGTTCACCGCGCAGGTGACGCGCTCGGTGTCGGCTCGATCGGTGCCGGTGAAACGCAAGGTGATGTTGCCGTCGTGCACTTCCATGCTCGCCTCGCCGCGGACCGCGCCGATCTCGCCTGCCACCACGGGCGTGCCGTCGGTGTTGCGGGCCCACAGCACCGCGGGGATGGGTAGCTCGTGCGCGTAGCGGGTGCCGGTGCCGATCGAGATGAACAGCAGCCGCCCGGTCGTCGCGGCGAGCAGGCCGGGGCCGTTGCCCGCGGGCGGGTGCGCGTGCGCGATCGCGGTCTCCAGCACGTACTCGTCCGGTGTGACGTATCGGTGCAGCGCGGCGATCGCCGACTTCGCTTCGCGGTGCGGGGCCATCCGGCGCACGGCGCGGTCAACGTCGGCGCGGGTCGGGCCGGACTTGCCCCAGGTGGGGGCGGGCGGATGCAGATCGGGGGCGGCCACGTCGATGCGCTGGGTCGCCAGGATCTGGCTGTTGATCCGGTCCACGATCTCGGTAGCGGCGGGCACGTCGTGCTCGGCGATCAGCACCGGCAGCGGGGTACGGTCCGCGGGTACGCCGGTCAGCACCGGGGTCGGGTATCTCAGGTATATCTCGATGACAACGGCGTCGTCGGCGCGCCGATTCAACCGAACCTTCAACAGGTCGGTAACCGGTACGTCGAGCACCCGCTCGCCATCGGAGCCAGGACGCAGGACGATCAACCGCCCGCGGCCGTGACGCACTATCGCTGTGGGTGTCCGTAGCTCAACTATGTCCATACCCCCTGCGCTCTGCTTGATTTGCGGTGTTCGCGGTGCCCTCCGTGGTTACGCTTCGCTGCCTCCTCCGGGCCCGTCGCTCGCACCGCGGTGTCTGTTTGCGGTGCTCAGGGGGCCTTACGTGGTTACGCAAGCTACCGCCTCCGGGCCTGTCGCTCGCGCCGCGGTGTTGTGTCGTCGCTCACGATAGGCCGAACATGCCATGATTGTGACCACTTGGAGTAACCCGGACCGGGGACTTCGGGAACCACCGAGGTCCCTTGGCCGTTTACCTCTTTAACTGCACCTGCAGCCGAACTGCGCGATGTATCGACTAGACCGTACGCGGTAACGTGGCATGTCCGCATCCGAACCCTCCCGGAGCCGGACGCGCCCGACGCATCGCTTGCAAGAACCCGGAGACACCGGAAAGGACTGGCCGGCCGGCCGACGCTCTATGAACCGCAAGACAGTGTTTCGCACCCTGGCCATAGTCTCGGGCATCTTGCTCGTGATCTATGCGTTCAGCTACTTCGGCAATGACACGCGCGGCTGGAAGAGCGTCGATACGTCCGTCGCATTGACCCAGCTGAACGATAAGAGCAACGTCAAGAACGTTCAGATCGATGATCGTGAACAGCAACTACGCATCGAGCTGAAGAACGGCAACGATGCGACCGGTGGCCAGAGCAAGATCATCGCGAAGTATCCCGGTGGCAGCGAGACGTCCGGACAGGTCTTCGACGCTGTCAAGAATTCCGGCGCTCCCTACAACACCGTGGTCAAGCAGGAGAGCTGGCTCACCCAGATCCTGCTGTTCGTGCTGCCGATGGTGATCCTGTTGGGGCTGTTCGTCTTTGTCATGGCCCGCATGCAGGGCGGTGGTCGCGGCGGGATGATGGGCTTCGGCAAGTCCAAGGCCAAACAGCTGTCCAAGGACATGCCGAAGACCACGTTCGCCGATGTGGCCGGCGCCGACGAGGCGGTCGAAGAGCTCTACGAGATCAAGGACTTCCTGCAGAACCCGGTCCGCTACCAGGCCCTCGGCGCCAAGATCCCGAAGGGCGTGCTGCTGTACGGCCCGCCCGGTACCGGTAAGACGCTGCTCGCGCGCGCCGTGGCCGGCGAGGCGGGCGTGCCGTTCTTCACGATCTCCGGTTCGGACTTCGTCGAGATGTTCGTCGGTGTCGGCGCCTCCCGGGTGCGCGACCTGTTCGAGCAGGCCAAGCAGAACAGCCCGTGCATCATCTTCGTCGACGAGATCGACGCGGTCGGCCGCCAGCGCGGCGCGGGCCTCGGCGGTGGCCACGACGAACGTGAGCAGACGCTGAACCAGCTGCTGGTCGAGATGGACGGCTTCGGCGATCGCACCGGCGTCATCCTGATCGCCGCGACCAACCGCCCCGACATCCTTGACCCCGCGCTGCTGCGCCCCGGCCGGTTCGACCGGCAGATCCCGGTCGGCAACCCCGACCTGGCGGGTCGGCGTGCCATCCTGCGGGTGCATTCGCAGGGCAAGCCGATCGCACCCGAGGCCGACCTCGACGGTCTGGCCAAGCGCACCGTCGGCATGTCCGGCGCCGACCTGGCCAATGTGATCAACGAGGCCGCGCTGCTCACCGCCAGGGAGAACGGCGCCGTCATCACCGGCGACGCGCTCGAGGAGTCGGTGGACCGCGTCGTCGGCGGTCCGCGCCGCAAGAGCCGGATCATCAGCGAGCACGAGAAGAAGATCACCGCTTACCACGAGGGTGGCCACACGCTGGCCGCTTGGGCGATGCCCGACATCGAGCCCGTCTACAAGGTCACCATCCTGGCCCGCGGCCGCACCGGTGGCCACGCCATGACGGTGCCCGAGGACGACAAGGGCCTGATGACCCGCTCGGAGATGATCGCCCGCCTGGTGATGGCGATGGGCGGCCGCGCGGCCGAGGAACTGGTGTTCCACGAGCCGACCACCGGCGCGTCCTCGGATATCGACCAGGCCACCAAGATCGCTCGCGCGATGGTGACCGAATACGGCATGAGCTCGCGCCTCGGCGCGGTGCGCTACGGCCAGGAGGCGGGCGACCCGTTCCTCGGCCGCTCGATGGGCCAGGCGTCGGATTACTCGCACGAGGTCGCGGGCGCCATCGACGAGGAGGTGCGCAACCTGATCGAGGCCGCGCACACCGAGGCGTGGGCCATTCTCAACGAGTACCGCGACGTGCTCGACGTGCTGGCGACGGCGCTGCTCGAGCGGGAGACCTTGCACCGCAAGGAGCTCGAAGGACTGCTCGCCTCGGTGGAGAAGCGGCCGAGGATCACCGCGTTCAACGACTTCGGTGACCGCGTTCCCTCGACCAAGCCGCCGGTGAAGACGCCGGGCGAGCTGGCGCTCGAGCGCGGTGAGCCGTGGCCGCCGCCGGAGCAGATCCCGGCGCCGTTGCCCGCGGGTGCGGCCAGGGAGAACCAGCCCGCCAACGGTTATCCGGAGGAGGGTGGTTACACCGCCGCACCGCAGTACGGCTATCCCGCACCGCCCGCGTCCGGGTACCCGGCGCAGCCGCCCGCTCAGGGCTACCCGCAGCGCGGTGGCACGCACGGCTCACGTCCGGACTACGGTGCTCCCGCCGGTTGGTCGGCCCCGGGTTGGCCGCCGCGCGACGAGCAGCAGCAGCCGAGCCAGCCCAGTGGCTGGACCGAGCCGCAACAGCGCCACGGCTACCAGCCGTGGGGTCCGCAGCCGGGCGCGCAGGACGGCGGTTACGACCGCGGCAACTACGGCGACCAGCCCGGCTACGAAGAGCCAGGCCGGGCGAACCCGAACGGCGAGGGCGACACCGACAATCGCGAGTGGGATGGACCGAACGGTCGACGCTGAACCAGGCCGGTGCTCTCGTGTCCGTAGTGGCACGTGAGCATCGGCTCCGGGTCTATCGCCCGTGCCGCGCTGTTCGATCGGCGGCGCGCACGGGCCCGTCGCGGTGACGCGGGCTGCCGCCTCCGGGCCTGTCGCTCGCACCGCGCCGGTGACGATTAGGCTCGACCATCGGGGTGCCGAGTAATTGCCGGCATCCGAGATTTTGGAGGTGTCCTCGATTGTCGGCCAACAATCACGTCGGCGGCCACGCGCTCGCCGATTCGGACGGTACCGCGGAGAACGGTTCCGGCAATGGCATGACCAGGCCGGAGCTCATCGCTCTTGAAACTGGACGAGCGTTCGACCAAGACCGGGCCGAAGCCGCGGTTCGGGAGTTGCTGCTCGCTGTCGGTGAAAATCCCGACCGGCCCGGTTTGATCGATACGCCCGCCCGGGTCGCCCGCGCCTATCGGGAGATGTTCGCGGGGCTCTATGTCGAGCCGGAAGACGTGCTGAACACCACCTTCGACGAGGGTCACCAGGAACTGGTGCTGGTCCGCGACATCCCCCTGTACTCCACCTGCGAACACCACCTGGTGTCGTTCCACGGTGTCGCGCACGTCGGCTATATCCCCGGCAAGCACGGCCGGGTGACCGGACTGTCCAAGCTGGCCCGCCTGGTCGATCTGTACGCCAAGCGCCCACAGGTGCAGGAGCGCCTGACCAGCCAGGTCGCCGACGCGGTGATGCGCAAGCTGGATCCGCGCGGCGCCATCGTGGTGGTCGAGGCCGAACACCTGTGCATGGCGATGCGCGGCATCCGCAAGCCGGGCGCGAGTACCACCACCTCGGCGGTGCGCGGCCTGCTGCAGTCCAGTCCGTCCTCGCGCTCCGAGGCCCTCGATCTCATTCTGCGGAAGTGAACGAGGATCCGATGAGCGCAGAGAGGAGCAGCTTCGCGCGCGGCGGGCGCTCCTGTGTGGTGATGGGCGTTGTCAACGTCACCAGTGACTCCTTCTCCGACGGCGGGCGCTACCTCGACCCCGACCTCGCGGTCGCGCACGGCGTCGAGTTGTACGCGGCGGGCGCCG from Nocardia iowensis includes these protein-coding regions:
- the ftsH gene encoding ATP-dependent zinc metalloprotease FtsH, which produces MNRKTVFRTLAIVSGILLVIYAFSYFGNDTRGWKSVDTSVALTQLNDKSNVKNVQIDDREQQLRIELKNGNDATGGQSKIIAKYPGGSETSGQVFDAVKNSGAPYNTVVKQESWLTQILLFVLPMVILLGLFVFVMARMQGGGRGGMMGFGKSKAKQLSKDMPKTTFADVAGADEAVEELYEIKDFLQNPVRYQALGAKIPKGVLLYGPPGTGKTLLARAVAGEAGVPFFTISGSDFVEMFVGVGASRVRDLFEQAKQNSPCIIFVDEIDAVGRQRGAGLGGGHDEREQTLNQLLVEMDGFGDRTGVILIAATNRPDILDPALLRPGRFDRQIPVGNPDLAGRRAILRVHSQGKPIAPEADLDGLAKRTVGMSGADLANVINEAALLTARENGAVITGDALEESVDRVVGGPRRKSRIISEHEKKITAYHEGGHTLAAWAMPDIEPVYKVTILARGRTGGHAMTVPEDDKGLMTRSEMIARLVMAMGGRAAEELVFHEPTTGASSDIDQATKIARAMVTEYGMSSRLGAVRYGQEAGDPFLGRSMGQASDYSHEVAGAIDEEVRNLIEAAHTEAWAILNEYRDVLDVLATALLERETLHRKELEGLLASVEKRPRITAFNDFGDRVPSTKPPVKTPGELALERGEPWPPPEQIPAPLPAGAARENQPANGYPEEGGYTAAPQYGYPAPPASGYPAQPPAQGYPQRGGTHGSRPDYGAPAGWSAPGWPPRDEQQQPSQPSGWTEPQQRHGYQPWGPQPGAQDGGYDRGNYGDQPGYEEPGRANPNGEGDTDNREWDGPNGRR
- the folE gene encoding GTP cyclohydrolase I FolE; amino-acid sequence: MTRPELIALETGRAFDQDRAEAAVRELLLAVGENPDRPGLIDTPARVARAYREMFAGLYVEPEDVLNTTFDEGHQELVLVRDIPLYSTCEHHLVSFHGVAHVGYIPGKHGRVTGLSKLARLVDLYAKRPQVQERLTSQVADAVMRKLDPRGAIVVVEAEHLCMAMRGIRKPGASTTTSAVRGLLQSSPSSRSEALDLILRK